The following proteins come from a genomic window of Chloroflexota bacterium:
- a CDS encoding Rieske 2Fe-2S domain-containing protein produces MLTREENDLITQSGRGTPLGEMMRLYWIPAFYSHETRETDGTPLRLKLLGEDLVAFRDSEGNVGVMEEFCPHRGASLALARNEERGLTCIYHGWKFDVQGNCVDMPSEPAASNFKDKVKARAFATREVAGIVWCYMGADATLPPFPSFQWTQVPEDHLSAIKTLQECNFLQGLEGGIDSSHASFLHRSYGGVRTGWGNPVNGLIMADTAPKLEVEYTSYGYRYAAVRQAGPGEEYVRMTPYILPFYSYIPGPPGRTNGFSIWVPRDDHSCWQWEIGFNEERPFTTQERHDRREQFGFHDLEPGFRKARNRDNWYQQDREAMKSRGFSGIFGTRTQDHAVQESMGTIYDRTREHLGTSDRAIIAMRRLLSESVRNFQEGVTPPGLDHGIPFELIRGDDFVKPADITWQEARPLDPGHALAR; encoded by the coding sequence ATGTTGACCCGTGAGGAAAACGACCTCATCACGCAGTCCGGGCGGGGGACGCCCCTGGGCGAGATGATGCGGCTGTACTGGATCCCGGCCTTCTACTCGCATGAGACCCGCGAGACCGACGGCACGCCGCTGCGCCTGAAGCTGCTGGGCGAGGACCTCGTCGCGTTTCGCGACAGCGAGGGGAACGTGGGCGTTATGGAGGAGTTCTGCCCGCACCGGGGCGCGTCGCTGGCGCTGGCGAGGAACGAGGAGCGCGGGCTGACGTGCATCTACCATGGTTGGAAGTTCGACGTGCAGGGCAACTGCGTCGACATGCCCTCGGAGCCGGCGGCGTCCAACTTCAAGGACAAGGTGAAGGCGCGCGCCTTCGCGACGCGCGAGGTTGCGGGCATCGTCTGGTGCTACATGGGCGCGGACGCGACGCTGCCGCCCTTCCCCTCGTTCCAGTGGACGCAGGTGCCGGAGGACCACCTGAGCGCCATCAAGACGCTGCAGGAGTGTAACTTCCTCCAAGGGCTGGAGGGCGGCATCGACTCGTCGCACGCCTCGTTCCTGCACCGATCGTACGGCGGCGTGCGGACGGGGTGGGGGAACCCGGTCAACGGGCTCATCATGGCCGACACGGCGCCGAAGCTGGAGGTGGAGTACACCTCCTACGGCTACCGCTACGCCGCAGTCCGGCAGGCGGGGCCGGGCGAGGAGTACGTGCGCATGACGCCGTACATCCTGCCCTTCTACAGCTACATCCCCGGACCACCGGGACGCACCAACGGCTTCTCCATCTGGGTGCCGCGCGACGATCACTCGTGCTGGCAGTGGGAGATCGGTTTCAACGAGGAGCGGCCCTTCACCACGCAGGAGCGGCATGACCGGCGCGAGCAGTTCGGCTTCCACGACCTGGAGCCGGGCTTCCGCAAGGCGCGCAACCGCGACAACTGGTACCAGCAGGACCGGGAGGCGATGAAGTCGCGGGGGTTCTCGGGCATCTTCGGGACGCGGACGCAGGACCACGCCGTGCAGGAGAGCATGGGCACGATCTACGACCGCACCCGCGAGCACCTCGGCACGAGCGACAGGGCCATCATCGCCATGCGGAGGCTGCTGTCGGAGTCCGTGCGCAACTTCCAGGAGGGCGTCACGCCGCCGGGGCTGGACCACGGCATCCCTTTCGAGCTCATCCGCGGCGACGACTTTGTGAAGCCCGCCGACATCACCTGGCAGGAAGCGCGCCCCCTCGACCCCGGCCATGCGCTGGCGCGGTAG
- a CDS encoding molybdenum cofactor guanylyltransferase, translated as MPGHPEITGIVLAGGAGRRMWTQPRGMGAPKPLLPLGGRTLIEHVIAAIEPLVSGVIVVTNDAESMAFLGHPTVADAEPGRGPLMGLYSGLLVCPTPYALAVPCDAPFLAPALLDALIARRRPDALTLPETEHGPQPMPGVYPTTLAPSIAALLEGGRAAMRDLVAAGPVELLTVAEVEALDPDGSSFLDMDTPEDLAAAQAELDERS; from the coding sequence ATGCCCGGCCATCCTGAGATCACGGGCATTGTCCTCGCCGGCGGCGCGGGCCGCCGAATGTGGACGCAACCTCGCGGGATGGGCGCCCCCAAGCCCCTCCTGCCCCTCGGCGGCCGCACCCTCATCGAGCACGTCATCGCCGCCATCGAACCGCTCGTGTCCGGCGTCATCGTCGTCACCAATGACGCTGAGTCAATGGCCTTCCTCGGCCACCCAACCGTCGCCGACGCCGAGCCCGGCCGAGGCCCGCTCATGGGCCTCTACAGCGGCCTCCTCGTCTGCCCTACGCCCTACGCCCTCGCCGTCCCCTGCGACGCCCCGTTCCTCGCGCCCGCGCTCCTCGATGCCCTCATCGCCCGCCGCCGCCCTGACGCCCTGACGCTGCCCGAAACCGAGCACGGCCCGCAGCCGATGCCCGGCGTCTACCCCACCACCCTCGCGCCGAGCATCGCCGCGCTGCTGGAGGGCGGCCGCGCGGCAATGCGTGACCTCGTCGCGGCAGGGCCAGTGGAGTTACTGACTGTGGCTGAGGTTGAGGCGCTTGACCCGGACGGCAGCTCGTTCCTCGACATGGACACGCCCGAAGACCTGGCCGCCGCCCAAGCGGAGTTGGATGAGCGATCCTAG
- a CDS encoding amidohydrolase family protein: MAKNGFRVIDAEPHMMEPLEIWVERLPEPFRSRTHVVRPENGGFLEGSSGRIVLDGVETPKTTANPMVRRRSQRRVAANPGLMKVTKDPSPDVFLEGFDIEGIDIGVFMPTVAMGMVRYDDLDPEHALALCQVYNDYTAEFCSAHPDRFKFWAWVPPHDAKLAAGEARRAVKELGAVAVAMTGGAVNGNLLSDEHFDPLWQEMDRLGTAFGMHGPPANYLLRDNYNHRYWGKRNMEIVGNAMVGPVHAMTQLAELTIGGVLERFPNLKPVFMEVNASWLPWFLWRLDDKWETHAPDMDYELSMLPSEYFQRQGYCVVEPEEGPIKFAIDFMGADRLLFSTDYPHSDCIFPEAVNTFLAQEQIPDDAKRKILWENGAKLFGVEAPVEAAAGG, encoded by the coding sequence ATGGCCAAGAACGGGTTCAGGGTGATTGACGCAGAGCCGCACATGATGGAGCCGCTGGAGATCTGGGTCGAGCGGCTGCCGGAGCCTTTCCGGTCGCGGACGCATGTGGTGCGGCCGGAGAACGGCGGCTTCCTGGAGGGCAGCAGCGGACGCATCGTGCTGGACGGGGTCGAGACGCCCAAGACGACCGCCAACCCGATGGTGCGCCGCCGCAGTCAACGCAGGGTGGCGGCTAACCCGGGGCTGATGAAGGTCACCAAGGACCCCTCGCCGGACGTCTTCCTGGAGGGCTTCGACATCGAGGGCATCGACATCGGCGTGTTCATGCCGACGGTGGCGATGGGCATGGTGCGCTACGACGACCTCGACCCGGAGCACGCGCTGGCGCTGTGCCAGGTCTACAACGACTACACGGCCGAGTTCTGCAGCGCGCACCCGGACCGGTTCAAGTTCTGGGCGTGGGTGCCGCCGCACGACGCCAAGCTGGCCGCGGGCGAGGCCCGGCGGGCCGTGAAGGAGCTGGGGGCGGTGGCGGTCGCGATGACGGGCGGCGCGGTCAACGGCAACCTCCTGAGCGACGAGCACTTCGACCCGCTGTGGCAGGAAATGGACCGGCTGGGGACGGCCTTCGGGATGCACGGGCCGCCGGCCAACTACCTGCTGCGGGACAACTACAACCACCGCTACTGGGGCAAGCGGAACATGGAGATCGTCGGCAACGCGATGGTGGGGCCGGTGCACGCCATGACGCAGCTTGCCGAGCTGACCATTGGCGGCGTGCTGGAGCGGTTCCCGAACCTGAAGCCGGTCTTCATGGAGGTCAACGCGAGCTGGCTGCCGTGGTTCCTCTGGAGGCTGGACGACAAGTGGGAGACCCACGCGCCCGACATGGACTACGAACTCTCTATGCTGCCGAGCGAGTATTTTCAAAGACAGGGCTACTGCGTGGTGGAGCCGGAGGAGGGGCCGATCAAGTTCGCCATTGACTTCATGGGGGCGGACCGGCTGCTGTTCTCGACCGACTACCCGCACTCCGACTGCATCTTCCCGGAGGCGGTCAACACGTTCCTTGCGCAGGAGCAGATCCCGGACGATGCCAAGCGGAAGATCCTGTGGGAGAACGGGGCAAAGCTCTTCGGCGTGGAAGCGCCGGTTGAAGCGGCGGCCGGCGGGTAG